A stretch of DNA from Saccharomycodes ludwigii strain NBRC 1722 chromosome I, whole genome shotgun sequence:
CCTTATACTTTCTACAAgggaaaaatataaaaaataaaatatttataacctataaaaatataaaccatGGGACGTCCTCCTAAAAATATATCCaaccaaaatataaaaagatttCAACTGGAACTTCAACTGGCTGGTGGAGATACCAAATCTTTACTAAATGACAAAAAGGGAAGAAGTAAGAGCTGTTTATTGTGTAAGAGAAGAAAACAGAAATGTGATCACATGTTACCAAGTTGCACCTCTTGTTTGAAAAGTGGTGTTAAATGTGTTCAACCGGATAGatatgaaaatgaaaatgatgaatctaataagaaaaatgatTACACCTTGtttttagaaaagaaattaacttttttagaaaaattagTTGAATTATCTGATACCAATAGTTTACAATTTCGTAAGAAGCTAGCTGGGTACAAGAAAATTACTCAGTTTCTAGATTCTAAAGCGGATGATTATCAAGATATAATGGATAAAGTTATGTCTAATGAggtaaataattttaaacttgataacaataataataataataatatacatcTACCCCCACCTAACAAGTCTAGTTTTATACCTATACTgggaaataataataataataataatggcagCAATAATGATAggaacaataacaataataatcttaatagtaacaacaaaaacaacaataataataataataataataataatacgcataataatagtactCATATTACTACGGAAGTTTTGCTAAATTCTAAAGCAAATATTATAAGTGGCTTAAAATCATTGAGCTCAGATTGTTTAGAATCAATTGATTTTTCCAAATGCATTTTCACAAAGTATAATCTAAAAGAATTTCTATCTTATGATCCAGCTTTCGAATTTGAAGAACAACTAAGTAGACAATTTTTAGACACCTTTTTCACCAGGTTACAATTTAAATATCCACTTTTAGATGAAAACGAAATTTATCAATTTCacgaatattatatttcaatGAGTAGATCTGGTGTAACCACAAATGTTTCACCGCAGTTTAAATTTCAATCATACGCTCACACAAGCAATAATGACAGTAATACCGTCGTCATTAACAGcaccaataatactaataataatgacaagAATGACACCAGCAGCGATTATAATACTGCatttcattattgttgCGGCAGAATGTGGTTGATTTTTGGAATAAGCGCTTGTTTACACAAAACCACTGGTAAATATAGAGGCTTACCTCCAAATAGATATTTTAGTACAGCGATTAGGCATATAACAAAATGTGAGAATAGATTAAATGATTGGCAAAAAGTAGAGATTTTAACATTGCTATTACTATATATCATTAGGACTGACAGAGACAGTTTAGAATTATacattataataaaagatgTTATGGATATTGCAGTTAATAAATTACATTTAAACAAATGGGATTATGGTGCTGGAAAACAGAGCGAGCATCaattagaagaagaagaagaaaaagaaaaaaaggaaaaagaagttttattttggcaGAATAGAAAATTGAGAGTTTTTTGGTGTATCTATCTTTTGGAGAGAATGATATGTGTTGCTGTAGGGAGGCCCTATACcatcaaagaaaaagatatagATTTGCCGTTATTCACAGATCAAAGCTTCATTACAAGCAGACATGTACCAACTGCAACAATTACTCCTGTTacagataataatacatcGAGGGTGCATTTTATTAACCAAGCTTTGAAATTGAAGCGCATAGAATCTAGATTTGTGGAAAgtttaaatttgttaaaatttaatgaaaCAACTAGTGCCAAAGATGCCTTTTCTACTATGCACAAAAATCAATTACCTCAGgtggaaaaatattttgaagaaCTAGAAGTTTGGAGATCTTCATGCTCTAAAAATGCCGTTCGTGATTTTGAAAACGAAACATTGAAATTATACTATTATAGAGCGGTCAGATTATTAATCCAACCATTTTTCcttgaattattaaagcCTGAAGATAGACTATTTCGTGAATGTCAAGCGGCTGCCGGACAAATCTGCCAACtgtataaaatatttcatcAAAAAACTGTTTATGGTCATTCAACGCCAGCTGTGCACACAGTGTTTACTGCCGGTTTAACATTAGTGTATTGTTTGTGGTTAGCTAAGAATTTTGATGATGAACGTAGGAGGAGATTGGGTGATTCAGCCAAACACACGAGGCCAGCGATGAGTGCCACATTATTTGCTATTTTTGACGATTTAAGGGCCTGCTCTGTTTGTTTATACGTCATGGCTGAACGTAGTAAATTTGCTATTACCTACAGAGATACATTTGACCAGCTCATGAACTGTACGATTGGTAATTTAATAGAGAGATGTGGTCCAGATGCATCAGAGTTAATTAGTGTTGGAAGCGGTAAGATTTCtgttaataatggtaataatagttcTGCTTGGCGTAAACGTCATTACCAGCATCGTCATCATAATCGAATCCATCTTCCAGCAAATTTTAATGTTGCTAGTAGTGATAATCCTGAATTTTTTAACGACAACAATACTAAAACTATGGGTGCATCAATGATACGTGCTGATACTGCTACTGCCACTGGTACCAGCAATTCCGTTAACATGAGTAATTCTATCACCTCTTTTGGTATGCCTCCCGCTATCGACAGGAAATTTGGGAAATCCCAACAAAAAGAGCATGTTGGGTTTTTGCAAAATATGCTTATTGATAAAGAAGAAGTTAAAGaacgaaaaagaaaacgtggtgtattgaaaaaaacCATGGTTCCTAAAAGTTTATCTCATTTATTGgattatgatgatgatgactatgatgatggtgatgatggtgatgactatgatgatggtgatgatggtgatgatggtgatgatgatgacgatgacgCTAGTGTTGATGAGGGTGGACAGAAACATAAAAAGCAGAATGAATCTACAGGACAGAATATCATTCCTAAACATGATGTTTTTGAGGTTGACACCTCCAGTACCAAAAACattactactattaataataaaaagaatagcACCATTGATCAAGACAATAATATCAAGAATAATGCCAATACAAAATAcagaaaattaaataaacccattaacaacaacaattgcGGAATAACAATACATTCAGAACAACGAACACCTAACGAAAGTAGTAGTCACTCTGTTTCATCAGATTCTATTTCCCCAaagtttattattcaaaaacctatcattaattttacTGAAGAGGAATGGCAAGATTTACAGACTCAGGCATTATTACAACAACAGATGGGGCAACAAACATTACAAGCATATTTGCTGAATATGAACTATGGCAACAATAACGCTTGCGGTAAACTTCCTTCGACAATTAAAGATACCACtaatttaaattctttTCCATTTGAAACAAAACCGATAAAAAACATTCCAAACCTTGGTACTGATAGCAACAATATTACTGCTTTCAGTGAAaacattttccaaaatgcTGTTCCAACAGTATCTCAGCATCAAAATAACATTAGTGCTAATAATGTTACTTGTGATTCAGACAATAGTAAGCTTGGTGCTATATTGCCTACTTTAGATGCAGGAACAGCACCGAATACTagtaataatgtttttcaaTCTGCTCCAACTGGTTCAGTGCCAACTGTGACGTCATGTGTAACTGAATATAgcgataataataatggtgacaatactagtaataaatttggtaatattaatgatccatataagaataataataacaacaaagatAATGTACAAGTTGATGGTACCGCTGTCTCGTTTCTGAACGCCTTATCGCTAAATTTTGGCATTCAAAATATGATTAGTAATATATCCCAGTGGACttcttcaaataataataacattacaCATTTAGACTACAGTTCGCGAAATACTAatgccaataataataatgttgatGATAATGCACACAttaataatgctaataataattccggtaataataatactaattataataataatataggTATTGATGGAAATTTTTACATTCCTAATAGAGATAATCTACCAACCATGACAcaaaatgaatttttaagCCAATACCGCAATAAAATGTATTTTAAGTCTGAAGAACAAGCTAATTCGTATTTTATCATGGAAAACAAAACTAATTATGTTGCAGCAGGTACAATTGAAGACCGTAATAGACAGATTTCTATGAACAATGCTAGTAACATAATAAATAGTCCACATGTTACTTCACCACTTCCTTTTTCCAATACTAATACcg
This window harbors:
- a CDS encoding uncharacterized protein (similar to Saccharomyces cerevisiae YLR278C | zinc-cluster protein), whose amino-acid sequence is MGRPPKNISNQNIKRFQLELQLAGGDTKSLLNDKKGRSKSCLLCKRRKQKCDHMLPSCTSCLKSGVKCVQPDRYENENDESNKKNDYTLFLEKKLTFLEKLVELSDTNSLQFRKKLAGYKKITQFLDSKADDYQDIMDKVMSNEVNNFKLDNNNNNNNIHLPPPNKSSFIPILGNNNNNNNGSNNDRNNNNNNLNSNNKNNNNNNNNNNNTHNNSTHITTEVLLNSKANIISGLKSLSSDCLESIDFSKCIFTKYNLKEFLSYDPAFEFEEQLSRQFLDTFFTRLQFKYPLLDENEIYQFHEYYISMSRSGVTTNVSPQFKFQSYAHTSNNDSNTVVINSTNNTNNNDKNDTSSDYNTAFHYCCGRMWLIFGISACLHKTTGKYRGLPPNRYFSTAIRHITKCENRLNDWQKVEILTLLLLYIIRTDRDSLELYIIIKDVMDIAVNKLHLNKWDYGAGKQSEHQLEEEEEKEKKEKEVLFWQNRKLRVFWCIYLLERMICVAVGRPYTIKEKDIDLPLFTDQSFITSRHVPTATITPVTDNNTSRVHFINQALKLKRIESRFVESLNLLKFNETTSAKDAFSTMHKNQLPQVEKYFEELEVWRSSCSKNAVRDFENETLKLYYYRAVRLLIQPFFLELLKPEDRLFRECQAAAGQICQLYKIFHQKTVYGHSTPAVHTVFTAGLTLVYCLWLAKNFDDERRRRLGDSAKHTRPAMSATLFAIFDDLRACSVCLYVMAERSKFAITYRDTFDQLMNCTIGNLIERCGPDASELISVGSGKISVNNGNNSSAWRKRHYQHRHHNRIHLPANFNVASSDNPEFFNDNNTKTMGASMIRADTATATGTSNSVNMSNSITSFGMPPAIDRKFGKSQQKEHVGFLQNMLIDKEEVKERKRKRGVLKKTMVPKSLSHLLDYDDDDYDDGDDGDDYDDGDDGDDGDDDDDDASVDEGGQKHKKQNESTGQNIIPKHDVFEVDTSSTKNITTINNKKNSTIDQDNNIKNNANTKYRKLNKPINNNNCGITIHSEQRTPNESSSHSVSSDSISPKFIIQKPIINFTEEEWQDLQTQALLQQQMGQQTLQAYLLNMNYGNNNACGKLPSTIKDTTNLNSFPFETKPIKNIPNLGTDSNNITAFSENIFQNAVPTVSQHQNNISANNVTCDSDNSKLGAILPTLDAGTAPNTSNNVFQSAPTGSVPTVTSCVTEYSDNNNGDNTSNKFGNINDPYKNNNNNKDNVQVDGTAVSFLNALSLNFGIQNMISNISQWTSSNNNNITHLDYSSRNTNANNNNVDDNAHINNANNNSGNNNTNYNNNIGIDGNFYIPNRDNLPTMTQNEFLSQYRNKMYFKSEEQANSYFIMENKTNYVAAGTIEDRNRQISMNNASNIINSPHVTSPLPFSNTNTVENNNNAVNAINRGNPLHYGSTADNTQHVQKNKNINENNNTNENNNNNNNNNNNNNNNNNNNNNNNNNNNNNGLRFVPPPTEEFWTVNDDYGFLA